The DNA window CTTTGGACGCAACGACGGCACCACGACCTATTGCGGGACACAGCCTAACACCCCTTTTCGTTACGGGGTGCCGCCGCCGGCGCGCCCCGCTACTCTGCTTGCCTGCTTTTCCAGAAAAATTCTGCCTTTTCTTTGCCGCCATGCATTTATAATGAATGCGGTTCCCTGTGATTATTACAATTTACTCTGGAGTTTAGCTATGCGTTGGCAAGGGCGTCGCGAAAGCGACAATGTTGAGGATCGTCGCGGGCAGTCTTCCGGTATTGGCGGCGGTGGCGGTGGGTTGCGCGTGCCGGTCGGCGGCAAGGGCGGCCTGGTTATTCTGGTGGTGGTGCTGGTGGCCGGTTATTACGGTATTGATCTGACGCCGCTGTTGAACGGCGGGGATGTCACTACCACGCAAAGCCAGCAAAGCACCTCGATCAGCCCGAAAGATGATGAACTGGCGAAGTTTACCTCGGTGGTGCTGGCCTCTACCGAAGACAACTGGAAAGAAGTTTTCCAAAAGATGGGCAAAACCTATCAACCGCCCAAGCTGGTGATGTATCGCGGCGCGACCCGGACCAACTGCGGCACCGGCCAGGCGGCGATGGGGCCGTTCTATTGCCCGGCCGACAGTACGGTGTATATCGATCTGTCGTTCTATCAAGACATGAAAAACAAACTGGGCGCCGGCGGTGATTTCGCCCAGGCGTATGTGGTGGCGCATGAAGTTGGCCACCATGTGCAAAATTTGCTGGGGATTGAGCGCCAGGTGCGCCAGGAACAGCAAGGGGCTTCGCAGGCCGAGGTTAACCGCCTGTCGGTGAAGATGGAACTGCAGGCCGACTGCTTTGCCGGCGTGTGGGGGCAATACGCCGAGAAGCAGCAGATGCTGGAAGAAGGGGATCTGCAAGAAGCGCTGAATGCGGCACAGGCGATCGGCGACGATCGTTTGCAACAGCAAAGCCAGGGGCGCGTGGTGCCGGACAGCTTTACCCACGGCACGTCGCAGCAGCGTTATACCTGGTTTAAACGCGGCTTTGACAGCGGCGATCCTGGCCAGTGCAATACTTTCGCCAGCCGCTGATTCCAGGCTGTGTCCCGTAATAGTGCCCTGAAGCCCGCCCTCTGCCTTGATGATGGGCTTTGGACGTAACGACGGCATCATGACCTATTGCGGGACACAGCCTCGCGTAATGCCGGTGCTTGCCACCGGCATTTTCTTTTCGTATCCGGGTTCAGATTCTGATGCTACAGGTGATGCAACAAACAATGCGCCGGCAGGGCATCCGGCGGCTGTTGGTGCTAAGCGGTGAGGCGCCGTGGTGCCGCGCCCAGGCGCAGCAACTGGCGGCGGAGATGCCCGGCGACTGGCCGTGGATCGGCGCGGTGGCGCCGGACGGCGTGCTGCCGCTGGCGCCGCGTGCGGTGCATACCTTGCTGGGGCAAGAGCGGTTGCATGCGGTCTTTGACGCCGGCGAAGGGTTGGACGTGGAGGCGCTGGCGCAATTGGCTGGCACGTTGCGCGCCGGCAGTTGGCTGTTGTTGCTGGTGCCGCCCTGGGAACAATGGGCGCAGTTGCCCGATGGCGATAGCCTGCGCTGGGGTGATTGCGCCCAGCCGATTGCCACGGCGCATTTTATCACGCACTTGCAGCGGCAGTTGCAGGCGGATGGCGAAGTGGCTATCTGGCGCCAGGGGCAGCAGCCGGCGCTGCCCGCCTTGCCGGCCAGGCCGGATTGGCAGCCGCCGGCCGGCACGCCAACGGTGGAACAACAGGCCATTTTGCGCCGCCTGCACGGTGCGCAACGGGGCATCTGGGTGCTGACCGCCGCGCGTGGCCGCGGCAAGTCAACGGTGGCCGGCATGCTGATGGCCGGCACGGCGGAAGCGTGTTGGATCACCGGGCCAAGCCGCGCCGCTGCCGAAGTGGCCTGTGAGTGGGCGCAGGGGCGGGCGCACTTCTGGGCGCCGGATGCGCTGCTGGCGCACTGCCTGGCCCACGGTGCCGGGGCGGCGGGCTGGCTGCTGGTGGATGAGGCGGCAGCCATCCCCGGCCCGCTGCTGCAGGCGTTGGTGCGTTATTTCCCGCGGGTGTTGCTGACTACCACGGTGCAGGGTTACGAAGGCACCGGGCGCGGATTTTTGCTGAAGTTCTGCGCCGAACTGCCGCAGTGGCAGGCGCTGGCGCTGCAACAGCCGATGCGCTGGGCACCGGGGGATGCGTTGGAGCGGGCGATCGATAACGCGCTGTTGTTCAACGAGCAGCCGCCATGGTCGCCGGCGGCGGAGACCATCGTGTATTCGCCGTTGACGCAGGCCGAGCTGTGCGCCGATCCGCAACGGTTAACCCAGTTTTATGCGCTGCTTTGCAGCGCGCACTATCGCACTTCACCGTTGGATCTGCGCCGCCTGATGGATGCGCCGGGCATGCATTTTAGCGTGGCTACGGCGGCGACCAGCGTGGTGGGGGCGTTATGGTTGGTGGAGGAAGGCGGGTTGGATGCGGCGCTGGCGCATGAGGTGTGGGCCGGCCGGCGGCGGCCGCGTGGCAACCTGGTGGCGCAATCGCTGGCGGCGCACGGCGGGCTATGGTGGGCGCCGACGCTGCGTTCGCGGCGTATTACGCGCATCGCCATATTGCCCGCGCTGCGCCGCCAGGGGAGCGCCCGCGCGCTGGTGCACCAACAGTGCCGGCGGGCCGAGGGGCTG is part of the Gibbsiella quercinecans genome and encodes:
- a CDS encoding neutral zinc metallopeptidase; this translates as MRWQGRRESDNVEDRRGQSSGIGGGGGGLRVPVGGKGGLVILVVVLVAGYYGIDLTPLLNGGDVTTTQSQQSTSISPKDDELAKFTSVVLASTEDNWKEVFQKMGKTYQPPKLVMYRGATRTNCGTGQAAMGPFYCPADSTVYIDLSFYQDMKNKLGAGGDFAQAYVVAHEVGHHVQNLLGIERQVRQEQQGASQAEVNRLSVKMELQADCFAGVWGQYAEKQQMLEEGDLQEALNAAQAIGDDRLQQQSQGRVVPDSFTHGTSQQRYTWFKRGFDSGDPGQCNTFASR
- a CDS encoding tRNA(Met) cytidine acetyltransferase TmcA, whose amino-acid sequence is MLQVMQQTMRRQGIRRLLVLSGEAPWCRAQAQQLAAEMPGDWPWIGAVAPDGVLPLAPRAVHTLLGQERLHAVFDAGEGLDVEALAQLAGTLRAGSWLLLLVPPWEQWAQLPDGDSLRWGDCAQPIATAHFITHLQRQLQADGEVAIWRQGQQPALPALPARPDWQPPAGTPTVEQQAILRRLHGAQRGIWVLTAARGRGKSTVAGMLMAGTAEACWITGPSRAAAEVACEWAQGRAHFWAPDALLAHCLAHGAGAAGWLLVDEAAAIPGPLLQALVRYFPRVLLTTTVQGYEGTGRGFLLKFCAELPQWQALALQQPMRWAPGDALERAIDNALLFNEQPPWSPAAETIVYSPLTQAELCADPQRLTQFYALLCSAHYRTSPLDLRRLMDAPGMHFSVATAATSVVGALWLVEEGGLDAALAHEVWAGRRRPRGNLVAQSLAAHGGLWWAPTLRSRRITRIAILPALRRQGSARALVHQQCRRAEGLDFISVSFGYTAPLWRFWQACGFELVRIGSQREASSGCYTAMAILPLSEQGVQLCQAAHKQLVRNWRWLRQRIEVDLELPGDDGDPALAEEDWRELAGFAFAHRPLEASLGALQRLLLIGEHTMPALYAHLQQQLPVTQCVARFGLSGHKALLRRWRQEVAQALRQLNPEHCQYWQRWSQSLQ